The sequence GACCCGGGCGTTGGCGAGGATGTTGCGGTCGACCTCGCGGACGCCCTGGAAGGCGTTGAAGAAGACGATGAAGAACACCAGCACGGCGGCGAGCAGGATCTTCGGGGTCACGCCGATGCCGAAGGCGACGATGAAGATCGAGCCGAGGACGATGCGCGGGATCGCGTTGACCATCTTGATGTAGGGCCCGAGGACGTCGGAGAGATAGCGGCTCTGGCCGAGGGCCACGCCGAAGACGACTCCGGCGACGGATCCGACGGCGAACCCGATGAGCGCTTCCTGGATGGTGGTCCAAATGTTCGCGTAGAAGGAGCCGAACTCGGTGCCGTGCTGGAAGAGGTCGACCAGCCGCTTCCAGATGCCGGACGGCTGTCCGAAGAAGAACGGGTCGACGATGCCCCAGGTGGTGAAGGCCTGCCAGCCGCCGATGACGAAGACCGCGATGCCGATGCGGCCCGCCCACAC comes from Streptomyces sp. FXJ1.172 and encodes:
- a CDS encoding ABC transporter permease; its protein translation is MSTTSTASTARVADGKQSSAAAAAKQAARRRVASVWAGRIGIAVFVIGGWQAFTTWGIVDPFFFGQPSGIWKRLVDLFQHGTEFGSFYANIWTTIQEALIGFAVGSVAGVVFGVALGQSRYLSDVLGPYIKMVNAIPRIVLGSIFIVAFGIGVTPKILLAAVLVFFIVFFNAFQGVREVDRNILANARVLGASQMQIIRHVIVPSALTWIIASLHSAFGFAIVGALVGEVLGAQSGLGLVIKTAQNNFDPNGVFATMLVISVIVLGAEWLIAKLEHRLLSWRPPAPTEANSL